A single region of the Pseudothermotoga sp. genome encodes:
- the flhA gene encoding flagellar biosynthesis protein FlhA: protein MKHLDIFVAVAVVAIVLLMILPIPDFALDFFQLLNIALSMIILLSSMYVKHALDMSSFPTLLLIITLFRLALNVASTRLILLEGEKFGGRVIRTFGEFVVKGDYVVGLVIFLILVIIQFIVITRGAERIAEVAARFTLDAMPGKQMSVDADLNAGLITEEEARKRRELIRREADFYGAMDGASKFVRGDAIASIIIVLVNIIGGILIGVLKHNLSFARAAQVYALLTVGDGLVTQIPALLVSTATGILVSRAASKENLGQDLVRELSSERKVITITGFILLFLGLATPLPITASIIGAAFLALAFYSWRVVPKQAAPAPAGAPIAPAPSKPILTTPQEVAEVIQSDTVEVEIGYGLIPLADPSQGGDLLERIAMMRKQLAYDLGLVVSPIRVRDSVLLKPNEYLIKIRGAEVARYELIPNRLLAINPGTATERIAGIAVKEPAFGLQAFWIDPSRKEEAVRLGYTVVDPPTVFITHLTEVLKRNAADLLGSREFNMLIDGLKEKFPQLVSDLIPSIMKSGDVKKVLQKLLSEGVSVRNLPLIFETLLEHGEKSTDLVYLTEQVRRALKRQITQSVISEDGKLHAIALDTELEKRLLESLQDFAGEKKIVLNPQILREIMENLSKQLETLMKKGFSPLVVCSGAIRPYFAQLVKKFLPNVPVIAYEEVPEDRVLQVEGVVRL from the coding sequence CTGAAACATCTGGATATTTTTGTTGCCGTCGCGGTCGTTGCAATTGTACTTTTGATGATTCTTCCAATACCTGATTTTGCCCTGGATTTCTTCCAGTTGCTCAACATTGCTCTATCGATGATCATCTTACTTTCGTCCATGTACGTTAAACATGCACTCGATATGTCTTCGTTCCCCACACTTCTGCTCATAATAACCCTCTTTAGACTCGCGTTGAACGTAGCTTCGACAAGATTGATCCTCTTGGAAGGCGAAAAGTTTGGAGGAAGGGTGATAAGAACCTTCGGTGAATTCGTCGTTAAAGGTGACTACGTTGTGGGTCTCGTGATCTTTCTGATCTTGGTCATCATACAGTTCATCGTGATAACACGTGGAGCCGAGCGAATAGCAGAAGTGGCAGCCAGATTCACACTGGATGCTATGCCAGGAAAGCAAATGAGCGTTGATGCAGATTTGAACGCAGGTTTGATTACGGAAGAAGAAGCTAGGAAACGTAGGGAACTAATAAGGCGCGAAGCAGACTTCTATGGAGCAATGGATGGTGCGTCGAAATTTGTAAGAGGTGATGCTATCGCGAGTATCATAATAGTATTAGTCAACATCATCGGCGGCATTCTCATAGGCGTACTCAAGCACAATTTGAGTTTTGCACGTGCTGCACAAGTTTATGCACTACTTACCGTTGGAGATGGACTTGTAACGCAAATTCCAGCCTTGCTCGTTTCGACAGCAACAGGAATTCTCGTCTCCAGAGCTGCTTCGAAGGAGAACCTTGGTCAGGACCTTGTGAGAGAACTGTCAAGTGAAAGAAAAGTCATCACCATAACTGGTTTCATACTACTCTTCCTCGGTTTGGCCACACCTCTACCGATCACAGCGTCGATCATCGGTGCGGCATTCTTAGCACTTGCTTTCTATTCTTGGAGAGTTGTGCCAAAGCAAGCTGCTCCCGCACCAGCGGGTGCACCGATCGCACCTGCACCATCAAAACCGATTCTGACCACACCACAAGAAGTAGCTGAGGTTATTCAGAGTGACACTGTGGAGGTTGAGATAGGATACGGCTTGATCCCACTGGCAGATCCATCACAAGGCGGCGACCTTTTGGAAAGAATCGCGATGATGCGAAAACAGCTTGCTTACGATTTGGGGTTGGTGGTTTCACCCATCAGGGTACGCGACAGCGTTTTGCTCAAGCCAAACGAGTATCTCATAAAAATCAGAGGAGCAGAAGTCGCGCGCTATGAATTGATACCCAACAGATTGTTGGCGATCAATCCAGGTACAGCAACCGAAAGAATTGCGGGAATAGCTGTGAAAGAACCCGCGTTCGGACTTCAAGCTTTCTGGATAGATCCATCCCGTAAGGAAGAGGCAGTTCGCCTCGGATATACGGTGGTTGATCCACCAACAGTTTTCATAACCCATCTAACAGAAGTGTTGAAACGCAACGCTGCCGATTTGCTGGGTTCACGGGAGTTCAACATGTTGATCGACGGTTTGAAAGAAAAATTTCCACAGTTGGTGAGTGATCTGATACCTTCCATCATGAAATCAGGTGATGTGAAAAAAGTTCTTCAGAAACTTTTGAGTGAAGGGGTGAGTGTGAGGAACTTACCACTGATCTTTGAAACATTGCTCGAACACGGTGAGAAATCAACCGATTTGGTTTATCTAACAGAACAAGTGAGAAGAGCATTGAAAAGGCAGATCACTCAATCTGTCATCAGCGAAGATGGCAAATTACATGCAATAGCTCTCGATACTGAGCTTGAAAAAAGACTTTTGGAATCATTACAAGACTTTGCAGGTGAAAAAAAGATCGTTCTGAATCCACAGATTCTTAGAGAGATCATGGAAAACTTGTCGAAACAATTGGAGACGCTTATGAAAAAAGGATTTTCACCACTTGTTGTTTGTTCGGGTGCGATCAGACCTTACTTCGCTCAACTGGTGAAAAAGTTCTTACCGAATGTTCCAGTCATCGCTTATGAAGAAGTTCCTGAAGATCGTGTGCTACAGGTTGAGGGTGTGGTTAGGTTGTGA
- the flhF gene encoding flagellar biosynthesis protein FlhF has translation MRMKKYMVNDIKEALEQIKKDLGEDAIILSTRSVKKGGFLGIGAKRFLEVTAVCEDKDQVKTESSEVYKLQELLVKNKEKKQEEEIKELKQMLQEMKLMLGAQRLSDMPQNLQKVLKGLQGQEIDQTVSSRIIEYLRISYGDVNIDDSLRQRLAEHFLAFIKTEVPNLKGVTLFSGPTGVGKTTTLAKIAARLKIVEKKQVAILTLDTYRIAATDQLKTYATIMDIPMRVAYTPKEARLELEAMKSFDVVLIDTAGRSQNNDMQMSELRALFDVVQPNLAFLVISMNCRLSDLKDILERFGTVRHTHLILTKMDETRTFGHLINASMMSGTPVAFVTNGQRVPEDIVEANAKDIAFLLSKEVLRIAQSS, from the coding sequence GTGAGAATGAAGAAATATATGGTGAACGATATAAAGGAAGCCCTCGAGCAAATAAAGAAAGATCTTGGTGAGGATGCCATCATACTCAGCACACGCAGTGTTAAAAAAGGTGGCTTCCTCGGCATAGGCGCAAAGAGGTTTCTAGAGGTCACAGCGGTGTGCGAAGATAAAGATCAAGTGAAAACAGAAAGTAGCGAGGTCTACAAACTTCAGGAACTGCTCGTCAAGAACAAGGAAAAGAAACAGGAAGAAGAGATCAAAGAGCTCAAACAAATGTTACAAGAAATGAAGTTGATGCTTGGAGCACAACGTTTGAGCGATATGCCACAGAACTTGCAGAAGGTTCTGAAAGGTCTGCAGGGCCAAGAGATAGATCAAACTGTTTCGAGCAGGATCATTGAGTATTTGAGAATAAGTTATGGTGACGTCAACATAGACGATTCTTTAAGGCAAAGACTTGCGGAACATTTTCTGGCTTTCATCAAGACGGAGGTTCCAAACCTTAAGGGTGTGACACTTTTCAGTGGACCAACAGGCGTGGGTAAGACAACAACACTCGCCAAAATCGCGGCGAGGCTGAAGATCGTTGAGAAAAAGCAGGTGGCTATATTGACACTGGACACTTACAGAATCGCAGCGACGGATCAATTGAAAACCTACGCGACGATCATGGACATACCCATGAGGGTTGCTTACACCCCCAAGGAAGCGAGACTGGAACTCGAAGCGATGAAATCTTTCGATGTGGTTCTGATCGATACGGCAGGCAGAAGTCAAAACAACGATATGCAAATGAGTGAGTTGAGGGCACTCTTCGATGTGGTACAACCAAATCTGGCTTTTCTTGTGATCAGCATGAACTGCAGATTGTCCGATCTGAAAGATATCTTAGAGAGGTTTGGAACTGTGAGGCATACGCATTTAATCTTGACAAAGATGGATGAAACAAGAACATTTGGGCACTTGATCAATGCTTCTATGATGAGTGGAACTCCAGTCGCATTCGTCACCAATGGTCAGAGAGTGCCAGAAGACATCGTTGAGGCGAATGCGAAGGATATAGCATTTCTTCTCTCAAAAGAGGTGTTGAGGATTGCTCAATCAAGCTGA
- a CDS encoding MinD/ParA family protein yields the protein MLNQAEGLFNTQTKIVSVASGKGGVGKTVVAVNLSIALQERGYKVLLFDADAGFANAEILMGVTPRLTLKDFLKKKASMEDVIFRTPYEVDLISTGMDVDDLITFNIEDKGKVLNELRRLGETYDYIVFDFPPGFNEQLERFYLSSDHVLVLTATEPTALVNAYTFVKILVLKGLEPVSFHVVMNMVKDLKEGRKILEKFSSVVSRFIGVSFDSTHVVKFDPLVKESITRQTPLVVLKRTSQPSLAIHGIADKITNKIVVKKLSFIDRVKLLLGMG from the coding sequence TTGCTCAATCAAGCTGAAGGTTTGTTCAATACTCAGACGAAAATCGTCAGTGTAGCCAGTGGAAAAGGCGGGGTGGGTAAAACCGTCGTCGCTGTCAATCTTTCCATAGCTCTACAAGAACGTGGTTATAAAGTCCTTCTTTTCGATGCCGATGCTGGTTTTGCCAATGCTGAAATACTCATGGGCGTGACGCCTAGATTAACTCTGAAAGATTTTTTGAAAAAGAAAGCGAGCATGGAGGATGTGATCTTCAGGACACCTTACGAAGTAGACTTAATAAGCACTGGAATGGATGTTGATGACCTCATAACTTTCAACATAGAAGATAAGGGCAAGGTGTTGAACGAACTTCGGAGGCTCGGGGAAACGTACGATTATATCGTCTTTGATTTTCCGCCGGGTTTCAATGAACAACTTGAAAGATTTTACTTGAGTAGTGATCATGTCTTAGTCCTGACGGCGACAGAACCTACGGCACTGGTTAATGCGTACACTTTCGTAAAAATCTTAGTCTTAAAGGGGCTTGAACCTGTGAGTTTTCACGTTGTAATGAACATGGTAAAAGATTTGAAGGAAGGTAGGAAGATCCTCGAAAAGTTCAGTTCCGTTGTGAGCAGGTTCATAGGAGTGAGCTTCGATTCGACGCACGTGGTCAAGTTTGATCCACTAGTTAAAGAGAGTATCACGAGGCAGACACCTTTGGTGGTGCTCAAAAGAACCTCTCAACCTTCTCTGGCGATACACGGTATCGCCGATAAGATCACAAACAAAATTGTTGTAAAAAAGCTTTCTTTCATAGACAGAGTCAAGTTACTCTTAGGTATGGGATGA
- a CDS encoding PilZ domain-containing protein: MAEYIAKVNAKDVLRASMPLVIELENKKGEKLKMKSTIHDLYFDRGILKIAMPSYQGRFVPIQRGEFIHVTAIAEKVVYSFSSRVLDYGRDTESNFLVMHITVPEQVNRVQRRRYVRIPLVLSGNYTVEGEDIQHKFLTRDFSAGGILMCTSRFLKVGQTIYIDLDLGDIKLIKQKAQIVRYAGFNETTGFHEYGVQFLDVSPELEKSLVSYVFQQEIKLKKTREEV, from the coding sequence ATGGCGGAATACATTGCAAAGGTCAATGCGAAAGATGTTCTCAGAGCTAGCATGCCATTAGTGATCGAGCTAGAAAATAAGAAAGGTGAAAAGTTGAAAATGAAAAGTACAATCCACGATCTGTATTTTGACAGGGGTATCCTCAAAATAGCTATGCCAAGTTATCAAGGTAGATTCGTTCCAATACAGAGGGGCGAATTCATACATGTCACAGCGATAGCCGAAAAAGTTGTTTATTCTTTCAGCAGTCGCGTGCTTGACTACGGAAGAGATACCGAATCGAATTTCTTGGTGATGCACATCACCGTTCCAGAACAGGTGAACAGGGTACAAAGACGCAGATATGTTCGAATACCTTTGGTGCTCAGCGGTAACTACACCGTTGAAGGTGAAGATATCCAACATAAGTTTTTAACCAGAGATTTCAGCGCAGGTGGCATATTGATGTGCACTTCAAGATTTTTGAAGGTGGGACAAACAATCTACATTGATTTAGACTTGGGAGACATAAAGCTTATCAAGCAGAAAGCTCAGATCGTTCGATACGCAGGATTCAACGAAACGACGGGTTTCCATGAGTACGGTGTTCAGTTCTTGGATGTTTCTCCAGAGCTCGAGAAATCTTTAGTTTCATACGTATTCCAACAGGAAATCAAACTCAAAAAGACGCGGGAGGAGGTGTAA
- the cheC gene encoding CheY-P phosphatase CheC, with translation MILSERELDLLREIGNIGTGNAATALSHLTSKKVEITVPKAEVVPISKITFVFPEPEDLVVGVRMSVRGDVIFDVLLVLNKLAAKRILQDLLGSPCDDITQLDELSRSALKEVGNIMCGSYITALAEFTGLYLDPLPPDLSVDMLAAIISEAMLPTAVYEDDAIYVETELNIEGLRTITSYMLLIPGQNSLDTIFKKVGLR, from the coding sequence ATGATACTCTCTGAACGAGAACTCGATCTCCTCAGAGAGATAGGAAACATTGGAACAGGCAATGCGGCGACGGCACTGTCACATTTGACTAGCAAGAAAGTGGAGATCACCGTTCCAAAGGCTGAAGTCGTTCCGATATCGAAGATCACTTTCGTTTTTCCAGAACCAGAGGATCTCGTGGTTGGTGTCAGAATGTCAGTGAGAGGTGATGTGATATTCGACGTGCTTCTCGTTTTGAACAAATTGGCCGCTAAAAGGATCCTTCAAGACCTTCTAGGATCACCATGTGATGATATAACACAGCTCGATGAGCTGTCACGGTCCGCTTTGAAAGAAGTAGGAAACATAATGTGTGGTTCATACATAACAGCGCTTGCCGAGTTCACAGGACTCTATTTGGATCCATTGCCACCAGATCTGAGCGTTGACATGCTAGCAGCCATCATCTCTGAAGCGATGTTGCCGACCGCCGTGTATGAGGACGACGCGATCTATGTAGAAACAGAGTTGAACATAGAAGGTCTAAGGACGATCACTTCCTACATGCTTTTGATACCCGGTCAAAACAGTTTAGACACTATTTTCAAGAAGGTGGGCTTGAGATGA
- a CDS encoding chemotaxis protein CheD (catalyzes the conversion of glutamine residues to glutamate on methyl-accepting chemotaxis receptors), whose product MSIKKIVIGIGELAVERNPAVLVTLGLGSCVGVCIRDPVSRVGGMAHVMLPDSGNRDVQTPGKYADTAIAVLVEKLLSLGAVKTRLEAKIAGGASMFETSGMNVGQRNVEAVKHWLKYHQIQLKAEDVGGNRARSIEYNIETGKLLIRKVGGGETIQMIEI is encoded by the coding sequence ATGAGCATTAAAAAAATCGTGATAGGCATTGGAGAATTGGCTGTTGAACGTAACCCCGCTGTGCTAGTAACACTTGGACTTGGCTCTTGTGTTGGTGTGTGTATTAGAGACCCAGTTTCGCGGGTTGGAGGCATGGCGCATGTAATGTTACCAGACAGCGGTAACAGAGATGTCCAAACACCAGGTAAATACGCAGATACAGCGATCGCAGTTTTGGTGGAAAAACTTCTTTCACTTGGTGCAGTTAAAACCAGATTGGAAGCGAAAATAGCAGGTGGTGCTTCCATGTTCGAAACAAGCGGAATGAACGTTGGCCAGAGGAACGTTGAAGCGGTGAAACACTGGTTGAAGTATCATCAGATCCAATTGAAAGCGGAAGATGTTGGGGGGAACAGAGCCAGGAGTATCGAATACAACATAGAAACCGGAAAACTCTTGATCAGGAAAGTTGGGGGCGGGGAAACCATTCAGATGATCGAAATATAA
- a CDS encoding FliA/WhiG family RNA polymerase sigma factor, whose amino-acid sequence MYEIDEEQLLKELLPTVKRIATDLVQHLPKNVEVEDLIQEGVLALISAVRRYDPRRGVNLKTFLMKRIKGAMYDYLRSIDWMPRNLRKNIKEVEKAIYELESKLGRYPTVEEISLYTNLSDEEVVRAKNEMVRKQFLRLDEYLYDTYDSFSEVEDHSEPLQVAYKEILFEYLTEAIKKLSEREQLVLSLRFEQELSLKEIGLILGVSESRVSQILTGALIKIKRRLLGEEDGQPS is encoded by the coding sequence ATGTACGAGATAGACGAGGAACAGCTTTTGAAAGAGTTGTTGCCCACTGTCAAGAGGATAGCAACCGATCTGGTGCAGCATCTGCCCAAAAACGTTGAAGTGGAAGATTTAATCCAGGAGGGTGTACTCGCTCTGATCTCGGCAGTTCGTAGATATGATCCAAGAAGAGGTGTAAACCTGAAGACCTTTTTGATGAAAAGGATCAAAGGTGCGATGTATGATTATTTGAGGAGCATAGACTGGATGCCCCGTAATCTGAGAAAAAACATTAAAGAAGTTGAGAAAGCCATCTACGAACTTGAATCCAAATTGGGTAGATACCCGACAGTTGAAGAGATCAGTTTGTATACCAATCTGAGTGACGAAGAGGTTGTGCGCGCGAAAAACGAAATGGTACGAAAGCAGTTCCTCAGACTGGATGAATACCTGTACGACACATACGATTCTTTCTCTGAGGTTGAAGATCATTCTGAACCATTGCAAGTAGCATACAAGGAGATACTCTTTGAATATCTAACAGAAGCCATAAAGAAACTCTCGGAACGTGAACAGTTGGTTCTATCTTTGCGGTTCGAACAAGAACTTTCTCTCAAAGAGATAGGTCTTATCCTTGGAGTGAGTGAATCGAGAGTTTCGCAGATACTCACAGGCGCTTTGATCAAGATCAAAAGGCGTCTTTTGGGGGAGGAAGATGGTCAACCCAGTTGA